Proteins encoded in a region of the Panicum hallii strain FIL2 chromosome 3, PHallii_v3.1, whole genome shotgun sequence genome:
- the LOC112886960 gene encoding ribulose bisphosphate carboxylase small chain A, chloroplastic-like → MAPGVMASSATSVAPFQGLKSAAGLPVSRRSSRAGFGKYVSNGGRIRCMQVWPTENNKKFETLSYLPPLSTEELLKQIDYLIRNNWVPCLEFSKVGFVFRENATSPGYYDGRYWTMWKLPMFGCTDATQVYAELEEAKKAYPDNYIRILGFDNVRQVQCVMFLAYKPPSSE, encoded by the exons ATGGCCCCCGGCGTGATGGCCTCATCGGCCACCTCCGTGGCTCCTTTCCAGGGCCTCAAGTCCGCCGCTGGACTCCCCGTGAGCCGCCGCTCCAGCAGGGCCGGATTCGGCAAGTACGTCAGCAACGGCGGAAGGATCAGGTGCATGCAG GTGTGGCCGACTGAGAACAACAAGAAGTTCGAGACCCTGTCGTACCTGCCGCCTCTCTCCACGGAGGAGCTCTTGAAGCAGATCGACTACCTGATCAGGAACAACTGGGTCCCCTGCCTCGAGTTCAGCAAGGTCGGCTTCGTCTTCCGTGAGAACGCCACTTCTCCCGGGTACTACGACGGCCGCTACTGGACCATGTGGAAGCTGCCCATGTTCGGCTGCACCGACGCCACCCAGGTGTATGCCGAGCTCGAGGAGGCCAAGAAGGCCTACCCCGACAACTACATCCGCATCCTCGGATTCGACAACGTCAGGCAGGTGCAGTGCGTCATGTTCCTCGCCTACAAGCCACCGAGCAGCGAGTAG